The following proteins are encoded in a genomic region of Natrinema sp. DC36:
- a CDS encoding DUF3244 domain-containing protein has product MSQAQAHDTPESGTLPGRYEWVPEPDGPMSVPTDIEWNRFSDVIRSFSAESGVSYARQDAIGTADAVDHNRGTEEPSADIGYDLQRFPVDVDGNPIDPSAYGILRDEYNQLLGSLLMVERTEIPGGNDGAGIRVFSVVRGAEVESVEPTLDPSSEQPILMELGLQPRKVRSVAIHQPSAGTTLEIVSDDADDTMDVTIENEDASTTETIALNGTTAVTTTESFGDIDSIWLSGEPTGDITITDGSGTTICELAGGLTYSDDDQPVDGDRGVPPLGAGSHAAEIGTTFEHFLGDRIERPVGTPVRPRLNSGSWAIENDLSTDSVHTSRAPTVDPSDRTVTVDADVAGPTVSHDSMMESLQKTQNDIEHELSGGIVRFKNTVNESPGSREREASGQATAAISETFAASGDPAIELEAN; this is encoded by the coding sequence ATGTCTCAAGCACAAGCACACGACACGCCAGAGAGCGGGACGCTTCCCGGCCGCTACGAGTGGGTTCCTGAACCCGACGGCCCGATGAGCGTCCCCACCGACATCGAGTGGAACCGCTTTTCAGATGTAATCCGCAGCTTCAGCGCCGAATCGGGCGTCAGCTACGCCCGCCAGGACGCGATCGGAACGGCCGACGCTGTCGATCACAACCGCGGTACGGAGGAGCCGAGCGCTGACATCGGCTACGATCTCCAGCGCTTCCCCGTGGACGTCGACGGCAACCCGATCGACCCTTCGGCGTACGGGATCCTTCGTGACGAGTACAACCAGCTTCTCGGATCGCTGCTGATGGTCGAGCGCACGGAGATCCCCGGCGGCAACGACGGCGCCGGAATCCGGGTGTTCTCGGTCGTTCGCGGCGCCGAGGTCGAGAGCGTCGAACCGACGCTGGATCCCTCGAGCGAGCAGCCGATCCTGATGGAGCTCGGGCTCCAGCCGCGGAAGGTCCGGAGCGTTGCCATCCATCAGCCCAGCGCTGGGACGACGCTCGAAATCGTCTCCGACGACGCCGACGACACAATGGACGTCACGATCGAGAACGAGGACGCATCCACAACGGAGACGATCGCCCTCAACGGGACGACCGCGGTTACGACGACCGAGTCGTTCGGAGATATCGATTCCATCTGGCTCTCCGGTGAGCCGACCGGCGACATCACGATCACCGACGGCAGTGGCACGACCATCTGCGAGCTCGCCGGCGGGCTGACCTACAGCGATGACGACCAGCCCGTCGACGGCGATCGTGGCGTCCCGCCGCTCGGCGCTGGCAGTCACGCCGCCGAGATCGGAACCACCTTCGAACACTTCCTCGGCGACCGCATCGAGCGGCCTGTCGGGACGCCGGTCCGTCCCCGCCTCAACTCGGGTTCGTGGGCTATCGAGAACGACCTCTCGACGGACTCGGTCCATACGAGTCGGGCACCCACCGTGGACCCGTCGGACCGAACGGTCACCGTCGACGCCGACGTCGCCGGACCGACCGTCTCGCACGACTCCATGATGGAGTCACTGCAGAAGACGCAGAACGACATCGAGCACGAGCTCTCCGGCGGCATCGTGCGGTTCAAGAACACGGTCAACGAGTCGCCCGGCTCGCGAGAGCGCGAGGCATCCGGGCAGGCGACCGCGGCGATCAGCGAGACGTTCGCAGCGAGCGGCGATCCGGCTATCGAACTGGAGGCCAACTAA
- a CDS encoding phage tail tape measure protein — protein MAKTGASEEVQVAIGGDASSLREATDTATEALGNVRHVAGLAGAALGALAVGGLAKATSAAAAFESQMVEVEKVTDPETARQMGDAIQEMASRMPVAQKELANITAQAGRFGIEGSENIENFTETVAKMSVATDLSTQQAGESFARLSTLMDVPIERVGDMGNVINELSNTMATSSSEIVDSALRSSGTLSQMGASSEDIFSLNAAMNEASESAERAGTRLRRMAQEVQDPAKVKDLASALGMNVEEFEQMRSEDPTALFRRMAQTMGEGGEASDALRSSLSTTSQQALTALSQNMEGLASAQETANQQMKDGTSLQEEYEAASSTFNSQLQVTKNRLRNVAIQIGENVLPVASEFLGYVNSAISAFSEWNESSGGMVGTIALVAGALGGFAVAAASAVSALGGMSAVLGAIGGALTILTGPVGIAIAAIALLAGAWKVNLFGIRDVTSNVVWQVEEILGDFFENISEWWEEHGEEITETVTGAYEAVAGAIEKYLSFIWKNLFQPILESIEKLWSRHGDALLSEAQKTFDAVVGYIETVVTFLWRNVTQPILSKLQTAWDMWGDEILTIVNAVFGAIELVVSQGMDMLLSGIRVVLALIRGDWETAWDLYVDYLKRTWDRITSFLTGPGKDGFVAALTIVVDAVKIAFNYLIGTGEGTLHGDVTGVFRTIARWIRSTGKSLFSGAFGVVVDGAKAGFSYLIGTGEGTLIGDVKSTLTGISDWVGTTAKKTVKKAFEKVASAIKEAFEIEVDWPEPPTIVKKAYNGTLGSDIDWPSRPGGDGGGGGGGPIFGGGPLLDTGGFVESTGRAIVHEGEEVVPEAEVDRDRGDRSGSAAKDSVEKDVERALERTDRTDDITRKLDGVIRAIEESLDISIEIDDSGRYDTF, from the coding sequence ATGGCAAAAACAGGAGCATCCGAAGAGGTCCAGGTAGCGATCGGTGGCGACGCCTCGAGTCTGCGGGAGGCGACCGATACAGCAACCGAGGCACTCGGCAACGTCCGGCATGTGGCTGGGCTTGCAGGGGCGGCACTGGGTGCACTCGCCGTCGGTGGCCTCGCGAAGGCGACGTCGGCCGCTGCTGCGTTCGAATCTCAAATGGTCGAGGTCGAGAAGGTCACCGATCCGGAGACCGCCCGCCAGATGGGTGATGCAATCCAGGAGATGGCCTCGCGGATGCCGGTCGCCCAGAAGGAACTCGCGAACATCACCGCCCAGGCCGGTCGGTTCGGGATCGAGGGCTCCGAGAACATCGAGAACTTCACGGAGACCGTCGCAAAGATGAGCGTCGCGACGGACCTCTCGACTCAGCAGGCCGGCGAGTCCTTCGCCCGTCTCTCGACGCTGATGGACGTCCCGATCGAGCGCGTCGGCGACATGGGCAACGTCATCAACGAGCTGTCGAACACGATGGCAACCTCCTCGAGCGAGATCGTAGATTCCGCACTCCGGAGCTCGGGGACACTCTCGCAGATGGGGGCCTCGAGCGAGGATATCTTCTCGCTCAACGCCGCGATGAACGAGGCCTCCGAAAGCGCAGAACGCGCCGGCACGCGGCTTCGCCGGATGGCTCAGGAGGTCCAGGACCCAGCGAAGGTCAAGGATCTCGCGAGCGCCCTCGGGATGAACGTCGAGGAGTTCGAGCAGATGCGGTCCGAGGATCCCACGGCGCTGTTCAGGCGGATGGCTCAGACGATGGGCGAGGGCGGCGAAGCGTCCGATGCTCTCCGCTCGTCGCTGTCGACGACCTCCCAGCAGGCGCTGACGGCCCTCTCGCAGAACATGGAGGGACTGGCGTCGGCTCAGGAGACGGCCAACCAGCAGATGAAGGACGGGACGTCCCTCCAGGAGGAATACGAGGCAGCCTCGAGCACGTTCAACTCCCAGCTACAGGTCACGAAGAACCGACTCCGGAACGTTGCGATCCAGATCGGGGAGAATGTTCTCCCCGTCGCCTCGGAGTTCCTCGGGTATGTGAACAGTGCCATCTCGGCGTTCAGCGAGTGGAACGAGAGCTCTGGAGGAATGGTCGGAACAATCGCTCTCGTTGCCGGCGCACTCGGCGGATTTGCGGTCGCAGCGGCGTCCGCAGTTTCGGCCCTCGGCGGCATGTCGGCAGTCCTCGGAGCCATCGGTGGGGCACTGACGATCCTCACTGGTCCGGTCGGGATCGCTATCGCTGCGATCGCGCTGCTCGCCGGCGCGTGGAAGGTGAACCTCTTCGGGATTCGTGACGTCACCAGCAATGTCGTCTGGCAGGTTGAAGAGATCCTCGGCGACTTCTTCGAGAACATCTCCGAATGGTGGGAGGAACATGGCGAGGAGATCACCGAGACGGTTACCGGCGCTTACGAGGCCGTCGCGGGGGCCATCGAGAAGTATCTCTCATTCATCTGGAAGAATCTGTTCCAGCCGATCCTCGAGTCGATCGAGAAACTCTGGAGCCGCCATGGTGATGCACTCCTCTCCGAGGCTCAGAAGACGTTTGACGCGGTCGTCGGCTACATCGAAACGGTCGTGACCTTCCTGTGGCGCAACGTCACCCAGCCGATCCTCAGCAAGCTGCAGACGGCCTGGGACATGTGGGGCGACGAGATCCTCACGATCGTCAACGCGGTGTTCGGGGCGATCGAGTTGGTCGTCAGCCAGGGGATGGACATGCTTCTCTCGGGTATTCGCGTCGTCCTCGCCCTCATCAGGGGCGACTGGGAAACGGCGTGGGACCTCTACGTCGACTATCTCAAGCGGACATGGGACCGGATTACGTCCTTCCTGACTGGCCCCGGAAAAGATGGCTTCGTCGCAGCGCTGACGATCGTCGTCGACGCGGTAAAGATAGCGTTTAACTACCTGATCGGAACCGGCGAGGGGACACTCCACGGCGACGTGACCGGTGTTTTCAGAACGATCGCCAGGTGGATCAGAAGTACTGGGAAGTCTCTCTTCAGTGGCGCCTTTGGCGTTGTGGTCGACGGGGCCAAAGCCGGGTTCAGCTACCTGATCGGGACCGGTGAGGGCACGCTCATCGGTGACGTCAAATCCACACTCACTGGCATCTCTGACTGGGTCGGGACGACCGCGAAGAAGACGGTCAAAAAGGCGTTCGAGAAGGTTGCAAGCGCGATCAAAGAAGCGTTCGAGATCGAAGTGGATTGGCCTGAGCCTCCGACAATCGTCAAGAAGGCCTACAACGGAACCTTGGGCAGCGATATCGATTGGCCCAGCCGGCCCGGTGGCGATGGTGGAGGCGGTGGGGGTGGACCGATCTTTGGAGGAGGTCCGCTGCTCGACACTGGTGGCTTCGTCGAGTCGACCGGGCGTGCCATCGTGCACGAGGGCGAGGAGGTCGTCCCGGAAGCAGAGGTAGACCGCGATCGCGGAGATCGCAGTGGGTCGGCTGCCAAGGACAGCGTCGAAAAGGATGTCGAACGCGCCCTCGAGCGGACCGATCGTACCGACGACATCACTCGGAAACTGGATGGGGTGATCCGCGCGATCGAAGAGAGTCTCGACATCAGTATCGAGATCGACGACAGCGGCCGCTACGACACCTTCTGA
- a CDS encoding LamG domain-containing protein — MGTLSGTVALEGDPIANAKVAVVDAEASSPGNWVVVGGDTSTADGSWSVSGLAHGPDRYHALVQLDDGNYYNSESLPFLTVDAVIEPGPAALSIDPLPPEIGFAIPDSGVARYKFEQDATDSWNGNDGTLTGGTYTTDSEIGSYAVSLDGADDAVDIPVSHSSGDGLSLSAWVKLSSPSSAQYIVTIDAPSQYSADAVLYIDDTKIGFQCYDGSYVSTNTSFSYDNTWTHIVGTKTASGDMEFYVNGSSVATATIGNLTESGTSSIGRRGGSGYLNGLVDDVRIYRKGLTDTEVSNLYNTGSI, encoded by the coding sequence ATGGGGACGCTATCAGGAACGGTTGCCCTCGAGGGCGACCCGATCGCGAACGCGAAGGTGGCTGTCGTCGACGCCGAGGCCTCGAGTCCAGGGAATTGGGTTGTTGTCGGCGGCGATACCAGCACAGCGGACGGGTCCTGGTCAGTTAGTGGTCTGGCTCATGGCCCCGATCGGTATCATGCGCTGGTCCAACTGGACGACGGGAACTATTACAACTCGGAGTCACTGCCGTTCCTAACGGTGGATGCTGTGATCGAGCCGGGTCCTGCTGCACTTTCGATCGATCCTCTACCACCGGAGATTGGTTTTGCGATACCCGACAGCGGAGTCGCCCGATATAAATTCGAACAAGATGCCACAGACTCTTGGAATGGCAACGACGGAACGCTCACTGGGGGGACTTATACCACCGACTCAGAGATTGGATCATACGCCGTGTCACTTGACGGGGCCGATGACGCGGTTGACATTCCAGTCAGCCACTCATCTGGTGATGGCCTGTCACTGAGTGCGTGGGTGAAACTCTCATCTCCATCATCAGCCCAATATATCGTCACAATTGACGCACCTAGCCAATATAGTGCAGATGCAGTGCTGTATATTGACGATACTAAGATCGGATTCCAATGTTACGATGGATCGTACGTAAGTACCAATACCAGTTTCTCCTATGACAATACTTGGACACATATTGTCGGAACGAAAACAGCAAGCGGAGATATGGAGTTCTATGTCAATGGCTCATCCGTAGCAACTGCAACTATAGGAAATTTGACAGAGTCGGGAACCTCCTCAATCGGTAGACGGGGCGGGTCTGGATACCTGAACGGACTTGTTGACGATGTTCGTATTTATAGAAAGGGACTGACCGATACAGAAGTCTCCAACCTCTACAACACCGGATCAATCTAA